In the genome of Triticum urartu cultivar G1812 chromosome 5, Tu2.1, whole genome shotgun sequence, one region contains:
- the LOC125508722 gene encoding probable serine/threonine-protein kinase PBL8 codes for MGNCGTREENAVVAAHAQVQQVHLLQHSDKNALADRKHTRTSSDVSDPPTPRKIEDAKNISIYNNVIAFTLFELETITKSFRADYVLGEGGFGTVYKGYIDENVRVGLKSLPVAVKVLNKDGHQGHREWLTEVNFLGQLRHPNLVKLIGYCCEDDHRLLVYEFMFRGSLENHLFRKTATPLPWATRMSIALGAAKGLACLHNAERPVIYRDFKTSNILLDSDYTAKLSDFGLAKAGPEGDETHVSTRVMGTYGYAAPEYVMTGHLTARSDVYSFGVVLLELLTGRKSIDKSRASREHSLVDWVRPKLSDKRRLHQIIDPKLEGQYSVRAAHKACSLAYYCLSQNPKARPLMSDVVETLEPLQSGGGSDGAIVQAGGLPDYRVRRSLTGNSVHCRAIPNPKCSPAVPACRVR; via the exons ATGGGGAACTGCGGCACGCGGGAGGAGAATGCCGTCGTCGCCGCGCACGCGCAAG TTCAGCAAGTCCACTTGTTACAACATTCCGACAAGAATGCTCTTGCAGATAGGAAGCACACCCGCACCTCATCAGATGTGAGTGACCCTCCAACACCTAGGAAAATCGAAGATGCCAAGAACATTTCCATATACAACAATGTGATTGCATTCACGTTGTTTGAGCTTGAAACAATCACAAAGAGCTTTCGGGCCGATTATGTTCTTGGCGAAGGAGGCTTTGGGACTGTTTACAAGGGTTACATAGATGAGAATGTCAGGGTTGGCCTGAAATCACTGCCTGTTGCCGTCAAGGTGCTCAACAAAGATGGACATCAAGGGCACAGAGAATGGCTA ACTGAGGTTAATTTCTTGGGGCAGCTAAGACATCCAAACCTAGTAAAGTTGATTGGATATTGCTGTGAAGATGACCACAGGCTGCTTGTCTATGAGTTCATGTTTCGAGGAAGTCTGGAAAACCACTTGTTTCGAA AGACCGCTACTCCCTTACCCTGGGCAACTAGGATGTCTATTGCACTGGGAGCTGCCAAAGGGTTGGCTTGTCTCCACAATGCTGAAAGGCCTGTTATCTACAGGGATTTCAAGACCTCAAATATTCTGCTGGACTCT GATTATACTGCTAAACTGTCAGACTTTGGCCTGGCAAAAGCTGGCCCAGAAGGTGATGAGACCCATGTATCAACACGGGTGATGGGAACATACGGTTATGCCGCCCCTGAATATGTGATGACCG GTCACTTGACAGCTAGAAGTGATGTCTACAGCTTTGGTGTGGTCCTTCTCGAGCTCCTGACAGGGCGGAAGTCCATCGACAAATCCCGGGCAAGCAGGGAGCACAGCCTGGTTGACTGGGTTCGCCCCAAGCTGAGCGATAAGAGGCGGCTTCACCAAATCATCGACCCAAAACTGGAGGGACAGTATTCAGTGAGAGCAGCTCACAAGGCCTGCAGCCTTGCATACTACTGTCTGAGCCAGAACCCCAAGGCCAGGCCCCTGATGAGCGATGTCGTAGAGACGCTCGAGCCATTGCAGAGTGGCGGTGGGAGTGATGGAGCCATTGTTCAAGCCGGTGGCCTCCCTGACTATAGAGTTCGCCGCAGCCTGACCGGAAACAGCGTCCACTGCAGGGCCATTCCCAACCCCAAGTGCTCCCCTGCCGTGCCGGCGTGCAGGGTGAGGTGA